Below is a window of Aeromonas veronii DNA.
AACCACTGACGTGAGTAGTGGGAGAGCGCTAATTCTTGGCTCATCGTGTCCTCCTAATCTCCTGCGACCGTGACGCTGAAGCATTCCAACCGGCAGTAGGCAATGAAGTTGCTCTGCCAGATGTCGAACAATTCCCGCGCTTCGGCAAGCCGCAGCGGTCCCCAGCCCAGCATGGTGTGTTCTCCATCGAGGAAGTTGAAATCGAGCTCCTTGCAGAGCTCGGCATCATGGCCGAGCCCCTGGTAGCTGAAGCCGGTGACGTAATCGAACAACCAGCCATCGAGCCCACGGATCAGGCGGATCTCGACCGGGTGCACGCCGCCTTGCTCGGCGCTGTAGCTTGGGTTACGAAAGTTGAAGGTCAGTTGGGTTAAGCGCTCAAGGTTGAGCTCGGTTTTAGCGATTTCCTGGTTGAGCAGAACCAGCAATGAGTGATCAACGGGTAGGGCAAAGCCGTCCCGGAAAAAGGGAATGGTCATGGTGTTCTCCGAATAAAGGGTTGGGGTTAGCGCAGTCGCCAGGGCAGAAGCCAGGTTGGTAGCTTGTTCGTCAGCGGTGTGAGCAGTGTGGGGAGAGTCGGCTTGGTGGTGCGAATTGGCGGCAGGGGCGTTTGTGCAATCGTGATGGCTAGCAAGACGGTACACCACGCCTGGTCTACCTGCTCACTGTGGTGTACACCCTGGATACACCAGGTCACGAAGTGCTCGCAGTTGTTGAACTGCAGGTTGTAGGCCCGCTCTCCTAGCCGTTGATGCGCTCGCGCCAGGCTTTCGCTCGGACTGTAGTAACGGTGGCTGTATTCACGCAGGTAGCAGTCGCCATTGCCTGTAAATATCTCCAACGATGAGACAATAATCTGCCCAGTCACCGGGCCTTCACTCGAGAAAGGACCGGTATAGTGAATAACTTGGTTATTGCCCGCGTAGAGGCCGTGATGGTCGTAGCCCCATCGGCTTACGACCAGATGGTCACCAGGTTGCATGTCTGCTCCTTTTAGAAAACAAAAAGCCCGGTACGAGACCGCAATGCTGTTCACTTAAGAGAATTTGAGTTCCAGTCCACGTAGTATCAGGACAAAAAAGCGAGGGAGGCATGATGCCTCCCTCTTTCTATTGCAAGCCTCGCTGGATAAAGGCTGGAGGAAGATCGACTGGACACAGCCTTGCCCCCCCAACTCAAATCTAATTTATGAATAATCAGTCAAAAAAGTGTTTATCTGAACAGCATTGCGGTACGAGACCGGGCATAGCGAAGTGGAGTGGGCTCACTCGAAGGTGTAACCGGCATCTCCCCGGTCGGTATGAATAACCACCTCCAGTACTCGGCACAGCGGTGTTGACTTGAGGGTGAACCGAGTTTGCTGTCCAAAGTTCATCGCAACAGGGAACACCTGCTTGATGTACTCTGGTTTTAACCGGTCTTTACTGGCGAGACAGGTGCTCCATTTTACACGACCGCTGACACAATCATCACTCGGCACTTCCCGAACCAGCTGACACTGGCCACGGTTGATGGTGATGTCTTTAATCGTGACAGGGTCATTACGAGACACAACCTGCAGTACGCCCTGTTGTGCGCGCAGTTCAAAGTTCAAGGGGGCGGCGGCTGGCTCAGGCTCCGGAGCCGGAAAGGCACAACCAAAGGCCGCGTCCGTAGCGGCAGTTAGCGTCTCTTGTGCCCCAGCGACCGGCAGCTCAACGGTGCGGCCATCCTGGGTGATGGCTTGCAGCGACTTGGCTGAGCGCAGCGCGGCCCACATGTCATAGAACGCCTTACTGTCATTCCCTGCCACCATGCTGGATAGCGGGGGATAGGTATGGCCATCGATGCGTAGCCAAACGGTTTCAGTCGGTGCTTGGCCTGCTTGGTTGAGTTCGATGCGGCTAAGCTGGCCCATCCGGCACGAGAGATAGAGATAGGTTGAGTCATCAACCGTTGCCGAATACTCCGTCACCCCCTGACCCCAGCCATCGTTCCAACGGCCATGATCACCAAACGCCAGTACTGCGGGCGTCAGCAGTAAGCCCAGCAGGGCTATTATCCATTGATGCATCCCACACTCCTTACACGGCATAGCCGAGAATGTTGTTCATAAAGCCCTGAAAGGCGAAAAAGCCGATCAGCGCCCCGATGGCCTGTGGCCCCATCAGCCAAAACACTTTGGCCTTGAAGGTCTCGACAGCGCCGCTGGTCGAGATCCAGTCCGGGTGGGTAAAGCGGCGAAACCACTCCCCGATACACATGCCAACACCGGTAAAAAGCGTGCCGA
It encodes the following:
- a CDS encoding DUF2787 domain-containing protein, whose protein sequence is MTIPFFRDGFALPVDHSLLVLLNQEIAKTELNLERLTQLTFNFRNPSYSAEQGGVHPVEIRLIRGLDGWLFDYVTGFSYQGLGHDAELCKELDFNFLDGEHTMLGWGPLRLAEARELFDIWQSNFIAYCRLECFSVTVAGD
- a CDS encoding lecithin retinol acyltransferase family protein codes for the protein MQPGDHLVVSRWGYDHHGLYAGNNQVIHYTGPFSSEGPVTGQIIVSSLEIFTGNGDCYLREYSHRYYSPSESLARAHQRLGERAYNLQFNNCEHFVTWCIQGVHHSEQVDQAWCTVLLAITIAQTPLPPIRTTKPTLPTLLTPLTNKLPTWLLPWRLR